Proteins encoded together in one Shewanella acanthi window:
- a CDS encoding phosphoadenosine phosphosulfate reductase family protein, translating into MSQSAALIISDMSQKIEEVRKAYKRHLEHADLESPVVIVNNSGGKDSGATDALANVITDGNYRSVAADTGNEHPLTIEHIKTLHHQRGGLPVEIVSADYPQEMFDKRKERVIKDWSGKQRIKAGAYRGIVMPSLTRTDTKFAENWRSAAAKIGLPEFESPIEAFNSSFVRSGNPFLDMCLLHGGFPIGRQRYCTDELKIQVVFDKVLSPLLDDGKDVIQWSGVRAEESDKRASYPRFSEDKRNNAGQLFNFLPIHQWTAADVFALYKYFGIKPNPLYLQGMNRVGCMPCILVNKEELAEIAARFPSEIERVAQWEKRVAMVSKWFHWMIVGHVNRRQFKPVVSKFKLKHPFENEDGVLVTHKNYSTSSKLGINSRLPTRDFVVDVEAYQGSCMLGPRGGIPGMTIYDAIDWSKTGKGGRVYDLVTASIDINVCSSKYGLCG; encoded by the coding sequence ATGAGTCAGTCAGCAGCGTTAATTATCAGTGATATGAGCCAAAAGATTGAAGAAGTGAGAAAGGCTTATAAACGCCATCTTGAACATGCAGATCTAGAATCGCCTGTCGTAATTGTAAATAACTCGGGAGGTAAGGACTCAGGTGCTACAGATGCACTTGCAAATGTAATCACTGATGGCAACTACCGTTCAGTGGCAGCAGATACAGGTAACGAGCACCCCCTCACTATTGAGCATATTAAAACATTACATCATCAGCGTGGGGGCTTACCGGTTGAGATAGTTAGTGCAGATTATCCGCAGGAAATGTTTGATAAACGAAAAGAGCGAGTTATTAAAGATTGGAGTGGTAAGCAACGGATTAAGGCAGGCGCTTATCGTGGAATAGTGATGCCGTCACTCACACGAACTGACACGAAATTTGCGGAAAATTGGCGAAGTGCAGCCGCCAAAATAGGTCTGCCCGAGTTTGAGTCGCCAATTGAAGCATTCAACTCATCATTCGTTCGCTCTGGTAATCCATTTTTAGACATGTGTCTATTGCATGGAGGTTTCCCTATTGGTCGGCAGCGATATTGTACTGACGAACTAAAAATCCAAGTTGTTTTCGACAAAGTGTTGTCCCCGCTTTTGGATGATGGAAAAGATGTTATTCAGTGGTCGGGAGTTAGGGCTGAAGAATCCGACAAGCGCGCGAGTTATCCAAGATTCAGCGAAGATAAACGAAATAATGCTGGACAACTGTTTAATTTTTTACCCATTCATCAATGGACGGCAGCAGACGTATTTGCTCTGTATAAATACTTTGGCATTAAACCAAACCCTTTATATCTCCAAGGGATGAATCGTGTTGGCTGTATGCCATGCATCTTGGTAAACAAAGAAGAACTAGCTGAAATTGCTGCAAGATTCCCATCCGAAATAGAACGTGTCGCACAATGGGAAAAAAGAGTGGCGATGGTATCTAAATGGTTCCATTGGATGATTGTTGGTCATGTAAATCGCCGTCAATTTAAACCCGTTGTAAGCAAATTCAAACTTAAGCATCCGTTTGAAAATGAAGATGGTGTACTTGTTACCCATAAGAATTATTCAACCAGCAGCAAGCTGGGGATTAACTCTCGCCTACCGACAAGAGATTTTGTCGTCGATGTAGAAGCTTACCAAGGCTCTTGCATGTTAGGGCCTCGAGGGGGCATTCCAGGTATGACTATCTACGATGCCATTGATTGGTCTAAGACTGGCAAAGGCGGGCGGGTATACGACTTAGTTACAGCATCAATTGATATCAATGTTTGCAGTTCTAAATACGGCCTATGCGGATAA
- a CDS encoding helix-turn-helix transcriptional regulator has protein sequence MSNRAAIILKTGRAIRGLSQDEVAEIYGVHRRTYQRWEQGKCNVPSDHLFAILEQVFKLTIDQIREAANAAI, from the coding sequence ATGAGCAATCGCGCAGCGATAATTCTTAAAACCGGCAGGGCGATTCGGGGGCTAAGTCAGGATGAAGTGGCCGAGATTTACGGGGTGCATCGCAGGACGTATCAACGCTGGGAGCAGGGCAAGTGTAACGTACCGAGTGATCACTTGTTTGCCATCTTAGAGCAGGTGTTCAAGTTAACCATCGACCAGATCAGGGAGGCCGCTAATGCAGCCATCTAA
- a CDS encoding replication protein P, with protein MKSMKQLLQKPLVGVVGQGQSPLKPMPSAMDMAIVDSVFSKLRVLFPVGAPQLEDEPMHKAEWLKTLAAQGVRSREQVQSGLNRARREQGDRQFWPTPRQFATWCQPTACDLGLPAVDAAFAEAKRHYHHPDKHIWSHDLVRLAVRETGSWLFATGMEVDVRATFERNYAVLCRRYAAGESFESALPKALPEVVSVPVEAAKAKSIISTLRKDLGLNSSALKGANDEH; from the coding sequence ATGAAATCGATGAAACAGTTGTTGCAAAAGCCGTTAGTTGGCGTAGTTGGGCAAGGGCAAAGTCCATTGAAACCCATGCCTTCGGCGATGGATATGGCGATTGTTGATAGCGTGTTTAGCAAGCTTAGAGTGTTGTTTCCGGTGGGGGCGCCACAGCTCGAAGATGAGCCAATGCATAAGGCCGAATGGCTTAAGACCTTGGCGGCGCAAGGCGTACGCAGCCGTGAGCAGGTGCAGAGCGGCCTTAATCGCGCTCGCCGTGAGCAGGGTGATCGCCAGTTTTGGCCGACCCCGCGCCAGTTTGCCACTTGGTGCCAACCTACGGCCTGTGATTTGGGTTTACCTGCTGTTGATGCGGCCTTTGCTGAGGCTAAACGCCATTACCACCACCCTGATAAGCATATTTGGAGCCACGATCTGGTGCGCCTTGCGGTGCGTGAGACGGGCAGCTGGTTGTTTGCCACCGGTATGGAAGTGGATGTGCGCGCGACCTTCGAGCGCAATTATGCGGTTCTGTGTCGCCGTTATGCTGCGGGTGAATCCTTCGAGAGTGCGTTACCTAAGGCGCTGCCTGAGGTGGTGAGTGTTCCTGTGGAAGCGGCTAAGGCGAAGTCGATTATTTCAACACTGCGCAAGGACTTAGGTTTAAACAGCTCGGCGCTTAAGGGGGCTAACGATGAGCACTAA
- a CDS encoding adhesin biosynthesis transcription regulatory family protein yields MTASKQSREMLYLLPGSESEAKINALLSLTRITSEPTIEAMKLHLTTALEEERCAARHGIEPSNLNRNLGILNKTMATVETIKEMDWQRFITRNETRVKQLLAELAAANARIAELETELAIQSKSYQLTDSCFEKKDQHYKKEQAA; encoded by the coding sequence ATGACAGCCTCCAAACAATCCCGCGAAATGCTTTACCTGCTCCCAGGCAGTGAAAGCGAGGCCAAGATTAATGCCCTGCTCTCGCTCACCCGCATCACCTCCGAGCCCACCATTGAGGCCATGAAACTGCACCTCACCACGGCCTTGGAGGAAGAACGCTGCGCCGCCCGTCATGGCATCGAGCCATCCAACCTAAACCGTAACCTTGGGATCTTGAATAAGACCATGGCCACGGTCGAGACCATCAAAGAAATGGATTGGCAGCGCTTTATCACTCGCAACGAGACCCGCGTTAAGCAGCTGCTCGCCGAATTGGCCGCCGCCAACGCTCGCATTGCCGAACTTGAAACCGAGTTAGCGATTCAATCAAAAAGTTATCAGCTAACTGATTCTTGCTTTGAAAAGAAAGACCAACATTACAAAAAGGAACAAGCCGCATGA
- a CDS encoding pyocin activator PrtN family protein: MNTAFLLMAQFNKAIVPLEQISKDYFALEPRTAANYAKAGKLPVPAFRGGEGNKAPWLVNVNDLAAYLDKQRDEAKKDQIHNRAA, encoded by the coding sequence ATGAACACCGCCTTTTTGCTCATGGCCCAATTCAACAAAGCCATCGTGCCGCTCGAGCAAATCAGCAAAGACTACTTTGCCCTCGAGCCACGCACCGCCGCCAACTACGCCAAAGCAGGCAAGCTGCCAGTGCCCGCCTTCCGTGGTGGCGAAGGCAACAAAGCCCCTTGGTTGGTCAACGTCAACGACCTCGCCGCCTACCTCGACAAGCAGCGCGACGAGGCCAAGAAAGACCAGATCCACAACCGTGCTGCTTAA
- a CDS encoding tyrosine-type recombinase/integrase — protein sequence MTNPVRASGVEVGKLNDAALRRWLRGGVTRDFRDPQFPQIRLRATSDRAKASVFLVLNEGGKTVWDKQGMWPAMCIKTFLAELPVMLAKRSAGAEVLRGEFATVGELLEWFAGHVEGNRTLSKPWRANCKSIVSKHLLGMFRDLPLTSLSFLQVDYRLAKAMANEGYSTNYIKQVVKVLKRAVSAAADLRLLESNVLAGYRVELSLKMAPAVGTKLTDADLGPLFSALKEAARPVAMLFMLMLMFGTRINETRLARWEHFAGDWWIIPATNAKSRQEHRLPLTPTAKALLADYLQWQVKFVGKRAVLFPGESGAVSIRTAQWWSESIRFKAFTSHSLRKLCRTIIADMGVDTMVGERLLNHALPVLLRTYVHSTLDKGMLSALDAYHAHLIKRGFSEVAPEIIPRSFGDHQSNQTPKASGWL from the coding sequence ATGACAAATCCAGTGAGGGCTAGCGGTGTTGAGGTGGGAAAACTCAATGATGCGGCGCTGCGCCGTTGGCTACGGGGTGGGGTGACGCGGGATTTTCGGGATCCGCAGTTTCCGCAAATTCGCTTAAGGGCGACCAGTGACCGGGCTAAAGCCTCGGTGTTTTTGGTGCTGAACGAGGGCGGCAAGACGGTTTGGGATAAGCAGGGGATGTGGCCTGCGATGTGTATTAAGACCTTTTTGGCCGAGTTGCCGGTGATGCTGGCTAAACGCAGTGCGGGGGCTGAGGTGCTGCGCGGTGAGTTTGCGACCGTGGGGGAGTTGCTGGAGTGGTTTGCGGGCCATGTGGAGGGTAACCGCACCTTGAGTAAACCGTGGCGGGCTAACTGCAAATCGATTGTGAGTAAGCATTTGCTGGGGATGTTTCGCGATTTGCCGCTGACAAGCTTGAGCTTTTTGCAGGTGGATTATCGCTTGGCTAAGGCGATGGCCAATGAGGGGTATTCGACTAACTACATCAAACAGGTGGTGAAGGTGCTTAAGCGCGCGGTGAGTGCGGCGGCTGATCTGCGCTTGCTGGAGAGCAATGTGCTGGCGGGGTATCGGGTGGAGCTGAGTTTGAAGATGGCGCCAGCTGTGGGGACAAAGCTCACTGATGCGGATTTGGGGCCATTGTTCTCGGCGCTTAAGGAGGCGGCGCGACCTGTGGCGATGCTGTTTATGTTGATGCTGATGTTTGGTACCCGCATTAACGAGACTCGCCTTGCAAGGTGGGAACACTTTGCCGGTGATTGGTGGATTATTCCGGCCACCAATGCCAAGAGCCGCCAAGAGCATCGATTGCCATTAACCCCAACGGCTAAGGCGTTGCTGGCTGATTATTTGCAGTGGCAGGTGAAGTTTGTGGGTAAGCGGGCGGTGTTGTTCCCTGGTGAAAGTGGTGCTGTGAGTATTCGCACGGCACAGTGGTGGAGTGAGTCGATTCGGTTTAAGGCCTTTACCTCGCATTCGCTTCGAAAGCTGTGCCGAACCATCATCGCCGATATGGGGGTCGATACCATGGTGGGTGAGCGGTTGCTTAACCATGCCCTGCCTGTGCTTTTGCGTACCTATGTTCACTCGACATTGGATAAGGGCATGCTGAGTGCGCTCGATGCTTATCATGCCCATTTGATTAAACGTGGTTTTAGTGAGGTCGCGCCCGAGATAATCCCTAGATCGTTTGGGGATCATCAGAGTAATCAAACACCGAAGGCCAGTGGCTGGCTTTAA
- a CDS encoding helix-turn-helix domain-containing protein, with protein sequence MSMELMVKAMKAKVGNPLRKLVLIKLADNANDSGECWPSYQYIADQCEIGKSTVRKHITDLAKAGFLSIESRKGPKGNLTNVYTLTLCHQIAHPVSPDSIGMPPDSTPPMPPDSTGISHSLETVNEPLKDLPAKAGQATPSPSPTSLSKTIELDYSSWPAMPSQPIFKDWLEVRKSKRAKLTQSAINRLAPQLHQAVAAGLSVDEVFELCAAKCWIGFEFIWLVNAGLVKKAPADWSSAVFNEGDPLL encoded by the coding sequence ATGAGTATGGAATTAATGGTTAAGGCCATGAAGGCCAAGGTGGGTAATCCGCTACGCAAGCTGGTGTTGATTAAGCTGGCTGATAATGCGAATGACTCGGGCGAGTGCTGGCCGAGTTATCAGTATATTGCAGATCAGTGTGAAATCGGCAAAAGCACGGTTAGAAAACACATTACCGATTTGGCTAAAGCCGGGTTTCTTTCGATTGAATCGCGTAAGGGACCAAAGGGTAATCTAACCAATGTTTATACCCTTACCCTGTGCCACCAGATAGCACACCCTGTATCACCAGATAGCATAGGTATGCCACCAGATAGCACACCCCCTATGCCACCAGATAGCACCGGAATCAGTCACTCTTTAGAAACAGTCAATGAACCTTTAAAAGATTTACCCGCAAAAGCGGGTCAGGCAACGCCATCACCATCGCCAACGTCTTTATCGAAAACAATCGAGTTGGATTATTCCTCTTGGCCTGCCATGCCTAGCCAACCCATTTTTAAAGACTGGCTTGAGGTGCGCAAAAGCAAACGCGCCAAACTCACTCAAAGCGCGATTAACCGCTTAGCGCCGCAGCTGCACCAAGCCGTTGCCGCTGGGTTGAGTGTTGATGAGGTGTTCGAGCTGTGCGCCGCGAAATGCTGGATTGGGTTTGAGTTCATCTGGTTGGTGAATGCGGGTTTAGTGAAAAAAGCGCCAGCTGATTGGTCGAGTGCGGTGTTTAACGAGGGAGACCCATTGCTATGA
- a CDS encoding Cro/CI family transcriptional regulator — MKTCDAVEYFKGKSKLAKALGINPASVSQWGEDVPALRAYQLEHLTNGHLKVGEPHLLSNAAA; from the coding sequence ATGAAAACTTGCGATGCTGTTGAGTACTTCAAAGGTAAGTCAAAGTTAGCAAAGGCACTTGGTATTAACCCTGCTTCGGTTTCCCAGTGGGGTGAAGATGTGCCAGCGCTTAGAGCTTATCAACTTGAGCACTTAACTAATGGTCACTTAAAAGTTGGTGAACCTCATTTACTAAGCAATGCAGCTGCTTAA
- a CDS encoding S24 family peptidase, protein MKTFNNRVKSRRDELGLTQLQLAKKVGVSSVTISQWESGDYSPKGKNLYKLADALECSPNWLILGEEKQTKPLSNAEWAGGLETWGSDSPLHDDEVEVPFYMDVELAAGAGICEVREYHGPKLRFAKSTLKKQGVSIDAAACVKVNGNSMEPVLPHGSTVGVDTASTNIIDGKMYAINHDGMLRVKMLYRLPGGGMRLRSYNTDEWPDEHISHDQVQQVKVIGKVFWYSVLI, encoded by the coding sequence ATGAAAACATTCAATAATCGCGTTAAGTCGCGTAGAGATGAACTAGGTTTGACTCAACTCCAACTCGCAAAAAAGGTTGGAGTTTCAAGTGTTACCATTTCACAATGGGAATCTGGGGATTACTCACCTAAAGGTAAAAACCTCTACAAATTAGCAGATGCACTAGAGTGCTCTCCTAATTGGTTAATTTTAGGTGAAGAAAAACAAACCAAACCGCTTTCAAATGCCGAATGGGCAGGCGGTTTGGAAACTTGGGGTAGTGATAGCCCATTACATGATGATGAAGTAGAGGTACCGTTTTACATGGATGTAGAACTGGCAGCAGGCGCAGGCATTTGTGAGGTCAGGGAATACCATGGCCCTAAGTTGCGCTTTGCCAAATCCACCCTAAAAAAACAAGGTGTCAGTATTGATGCAGCGGCCTGTGTTAAGGTGAACGGCAATAGTATGGAACCCGTTCTGCCACACGGATCAACCGTAGGGGTCGATACTGCCAGCACCAATATCATCGACGGTAAGATGTACGCCATAAACCATGACGGCATGTTAAGAGTCAAAATGCTCTATCGCCTCCCAGGTGGCGGCATGCGCCTACGCAGCTACAACACAGATGAATGGCCAGACGAGCACATAAGCCACGATCAAGTGCAGCAAGTGAAGGTTATCGGCAAAGTATTCTGGTATTCTGTTTTAATTTAA